AAAACAACAACAAACAATATCCATATAATTCTATTCATAAGTATTCCATCAAAAATCAATTGGATTTATTGAAAATTTTTCACCTTCTATTTTAACAACAATATAATGTTCCTTATACACACTTCCGGTAGCAACATAAGTTACCCCGTCATGATAATAATCCTCCATTTCAAAATTATGTTCATGTCCGCATATGACGGCTTTAACTTTATTGTCTGCCATCATTTTTCTGAATATTTCTTCTTTTTCACCGGCTAACTGATCAGTCCATGGCGGAATATGGGTGAAAACAAAAACATTAGTATCGGTTCCGGCTATAGAAATGACGTTATCCAGCCAGTCAAAATCGGGTTGATGATTGATGCTTTCCCAAACTACATCATCAAAAAAAATGAATTTATTTCTCCCGATATTCATTGTAAAGTTTTTATCTCCAAAATAATGACAAAAAATATCTGAACCGTTGGATAAATAATCATGATTGCCTATACATACAAAAAAAGGTTTGTGAAGTTTATTAATTATTTTGTAGGTATTACGATATTCCCATAACAAACCACTTTCGGTAAGATCGCCGGCATGAACGGTAAACATGCTTCCGGTATCCCTGTTAATGTAATCTACCACT
This region of Lentimicrobiaceae bacterium genomic DNA includes:
- a CDS encoding metallophosphoesterase yields the protein MKQLNTLNFLLTFFLLFNLTACEDAFQYSPYSSKTEDKNSNEENSAKLMQNTINTDTFSFSVIADSHYYYDNLNEVVDYINRDTGSMFTVHAGDLTESGLLWEYRNTYKIINKLHKPFFVCIGNHDYLSNGSDIFCHYFGDKNFTMNIGRNKFIFFDDVVWESINHQPDFDWLDNVISIAGTDTNVFVFTHIPPWTDQLAGEKEEIFRKMMADNKVKAVICGHEHNFEMEDYYHDGVTYVATGSVYKEHYIVVKIEGEKFSINPIDF